One region of Tachysurus vachellii isolate PV-2020 chromosome 11, HZAU_Pvac_v1, whole genome shotgun sequence genomic DNA includes:
- the prlhr2a gene encoding prolactin releasing hormone receptor 2a, with the protein MEASGSGWQSEAMTSCFLGNITSENASTGRIYEVAVQSGNGSTKRSPQFVGVELLQSYKLLIIPCYMMVVLVGVFGNYLLLYVICQTRKMHNVTNFFIGNLAFSDMLMCATCVPFTLAYAFNPRGWVFGKFMCYLVFLIQPVTVYVSVFTLTAIGVDRYYATVHPLKKRISVLACAYLLSGIWILSCGLVAPAVAHTYHVEFRDEGFTICEEFWMGQERERLAYAYSTLFITYVLPLSALCISYLRISVKLRNCVVPGHHTQSQAEAQRARKRKTFRLVTLVVAAFAVCWLPISVFNVLRDIDIDLIDKRYFLLIQLLCHLCAMSSSCCNPFLYAWLHDRFRAELRKMFTCHRRIGIGIPGNNCTAASVVL; encoded by the exons ATGGAGGCCAGCGGCAGTGGTTGGCAGAGTGAAGCCATGACCTCTTGCTTCTTGGGCAACATCACCTCAGAGAACGCCAGCACGGGTCGGATATACGAGGTGGCCGTGCAGTCAGGGAATGGCTCGACGAAACGCAGTCCACAGTTTGTTGGGGTGGAATTGCTCCAATCTTACAAACTTCTTATCATTCCTTGCTATATGATGGTTGTACTAGTGGGAGTTTTTGGGAACTATTTACTGCTTTATGTCATTTGCCAGACCAGGAAGATGCACAATGTAACGAATTTCTTCATCGGGAACCTGGCCTTCTCGGACATGTTGATGTGTGCCACCTGTGTGCCATTCACCCTGGCGTACGCCTTCAACCCTCGCGGTTGGGTGTTTGGGAAATTCATGTGCTATCTGGTGTTCCTTATACAGCcagtgactgtgtatgtgtcagtgttcaCATTAACAGCAATTGGGGTGGACAG ATACTATGCTACGGTGCACCCTCTGAAGAAACGTATCTCAGTCCTGGCCTGTGCTTATCTACTCTCCGGCATCTGGATCCTATCCTGTGGCCTGGTCGCTCCAGCTGTGGCCCACACATACCACGTGGAGTTTAGAGATGAAGGCTTCACCATTTGTGAGGAATTCTGGATGGGGCAGGAGCGTGAGCGTCTTGCCTATGCTTATAGCACACTCTTCATCACGTACGTCCTCCCGCTCTCTGCACTTTGCATCTCATACCTGCGCATATCTGTCAAGCTCCGCAACTGTGTGGTGCCTGGACACCACACGCAGAGCCAAGCGGAGGCACAGCGGGCACGAAAGCGCAAAACCTTTCGACTAGTGACATTGGTGGTGGCAGCGTTTGCAGTCTGCTGGCTGCCTATTAGTGTCTTCAACGTCCTCCGTGACATTGATATCGACTTGATTGACAAGCGCTACTTTCTGCTTATTCAGCTGCTGTGCCACCTGTGCGCCATGAGCTCGTCTTGCTGTAACCCATTTTTGTACGCATGGCTTCACGATCGCTTTCGAGCAGAGCTGCGAAAGATGTTCACATGCCACAGACGAATTGGGATTGGGATACCCGGCAACAACTGTACCGCTGCCAGCGTGGTGCTCTGA